A stretch of Ananas comosus cultivar F153 unplaced genomic scaffold, ASM154086v1, whole genome shotgun sequence DNA encodes these proteins:
- the LOC109703781 gene encoding uncharacterized protein LOC109703781, whose translation MADDAIPTAVSLSTSTMADSGDNDGDAIPAASWASLPRDLVGQIISRLTCTVHYLRAVFACRRWANMNFSWPGHRPLQPPVALFCEFFSRGPYYNPATGISYYFSHSLQAVNDSYCFGASHGWLLLLGTDSFIHTFNPVTSDLVTLPQLFTAPDSMLQFPAELCGNYLVFPDTSGNQVVPDAAAVTVHCRDLIRLSVLSSDPADDKNFTMLIVLNHIADIYLYFRMGVDAAWVPITIPLAHFHCSDLAPTRNKKIYTVDGKKMAMLAFDLSDPARNITVSSYTISGVPRPPSPDATFLLESANGSLLLVNKIREVRAEPYDAVLVVFRLDLSAPPQARALPVADIGAGNALFICEGGSGCFDISAFPRTFSANHIYFFRPFLGYEAGQAFEAETLGIFSLEKGELAADSGRLLRGWPYLKLGKVRWLFFNFRFIRWYNIEMA comes from the coding sequence ATGGCCGACGATGCCATCCCCACGGctgtctctctctccacctccaCCATGGCCGACAGCGGTGACAACGACGGCGATGCCATCCCCGCAGCCAGCTGGGCCTCCCTCCCACGGGATCTCGTCGGGCAGATAATCTCCCGGCTCACCTGCACCGTCCACTACCTCCGCGCCGTCTTCGCTTGCCGCAGGTGGGCCAATATGAACTTCTCCTGGCCTGGCCACCGCCCTCTCCAACCCCCCGTCGCCCTCTTCTGCGAATTCTTCAGCCGCGGCCCCTACTACAACCCCGCCACCGGCATCTCCTACTACTTCAGCCACTCATTACAGGCCGTCAACGACTCCTACTGCTTCGGCGCCTCCCACGGCtggctcctcctcctcggcaCCGACTCCTTCATCCACACATTCAACCCCGTCACCTCCGACTTAGTCACCCTCCCCCAACTCTTCACTGCCCCCGACAGCATGCTCCAATTCCCCGCTGAATTATGCGGCAACTATCTAGTGTTTCCAGACACGTCCGGCAATCAGGTAGTGCCTGATGCCGCAGCGGTGACGGTCCATTGCAGGGACCTAATTCGCTTATCCGTCCTCTCCTCTGACCCTGCCGACGACAAGAACTTCACGATGCTCATCGTCCTCAACCACATTGCCGACATATACCTCTACTTCCGGATGGGTGTTGATGCTGCGTGGGTCCCGATAACCATCCCCCTCGCCCACTTCCACTGCTCCGACTTGGCGCCGACGAGGAACAAGAAAATCTACACCGTCGATGGCAAGAAGATGGCCATGCTCGCCTTCGACCTCTCCGACCCGGCCAGAAACATCACTGTCTCATCCTACACAATATCTGGCGTGCCGCGACCGCCGTCACCCGATGCCACATTCCTACTCGAGTCGGCCAATGGCTCGCTGCTCCTCGTCAACAAGATTCGGGAGGTGCGCGCCGAGCCGTACGACGCCGTATTGGTCGTGTTCAGGCTCGACCTCTCCGCACCGCCACAGGCTAGGGCGCTGCCGGTGGCTGATATTGGGGCCGGCAATGCTTTGTTCATCTGCGAGGGGGGGTCGGGGTGCTTCGACATCAGCGCCTTCCCCCGCACGTTCTCGGCGAACCACATCTACTTTTTCCGGCCGTTCCTAGGCTACGAGGCAGGGCAGGCGTTTGAGGCCGAGACGCTCGGCATCTTCAGCTTGGAGAAAGGCGAATTAGCCGCAGATTCGGGCCGTTTACTGCGGGGGTGGCCATACCTTAAATTGGGAAAGGTTCGGTGGTTGTTTTTCAATTTCAGGTTCATTAGATGGTATAATATAGAAATGGCTTAG